The DNA window CTGTGGTTTTGCAAGAGTTAAGTATGGATATGCTGCTTTCTTTGTTAACATCTTGTAGAAATGTTCCGCTGGAAAATTCGTTATTCGAGGATTCTGGAGAAAATAATCAGCAGAATTCTGAACATAGAAAAATTCACGGAGAAGCTGCCTTAAGATCCGGCCGTTACACTGCCAAAAGCACGAGGGTTGCTTCGGGAAAAGGTTGTGCTTTAGTAAATGGTATCAGAGGTGGCAAGACGAAAAGCCAAAGAGATTGcaaaacaacaaaatataaTGAAGATTCTCTGAAACATAATCCGGTGGCTCCTGAAGCTTCTGTTATGCTGCATTGTAGATTCCCAAGTAGTTTTATTGACAGAGCAGAGCGGTTCTTTTCAGCAGGAATAAATGGGGGTGAAGTTTGATTCAATCATAACACTTTAACAAATGCTATATGGCATACACATCAAATTTCTGTAGGCAAATAATCACCATAAGTGCCCTGGACGATTTTTGTCCGAACTGCGGCCGAATGATTAGCAGACACCTGACATATGCAATAAGTTACTTATTATCTAATGATCTGACTTCTGATGCATTCCAACTGCGGTACTAACGGAAGGTGCAATGGAGATGACTGGAATATGGTAGCTGGTACACACGGGAATTCTCATCACTCTGTAAAGTTATAAGAGATTAACTAGCTTCTGCGCTTTTTAAGCTGCATCTTGTTTGAAACTGAAATCAGAGGCTAGTTGATGTATGTTATAAAATTGTATGATATGACAAGCTTCTTTATTTAAATGGCTTATGGTATTCAAAAAGTTCCAAGTTAATGACAAATGTGTGCatgattaagaaaaaaaaaagatattggACTTAAGTGTCAATTTATAAGAACTTTGTCTGAACTTGTAATAAGAAGGTGCTTGGAGTTTAGGGACTGTCAATGAAAATTATCCTAGAGTCTCACATTGGAGGAATACTAATATCCAAGcatttaatttcaattcaaataTGAACACCACGTGTCATATATCTCCAACATGGCTAATTAGGTTTAGAATTTCTCCTCACAGAAAAGGATTTTGCAGCAATTGAGCCGCTCATTCCTTATAACTTGCGGCacaagataaaataattatcaatcgAACAAAGGTAGCGtcgtttttttgtttttttttctcaaaatcgAAAGTTGAATGGAGATGAAAGGAAGGAGAGAAGATTGTGATGTTCCTGATACAGTTTGGTTGGAGATTCTGTCAAAACTTCCACAAAAATCAAAGTTCAAATTCAGATGTGTATCCAAAACATGGAATCTTCTTATTTCTGATACATATTACATGGCAACAAAAACACTTTCACCTTGGAATCTTCTTGTTtctgaaatttattttaaagatacTCGTCGTCCAGTAGTTCCTTATACAGGCATCCGCTTCGCACTCCCACAGCATTCCGAATTCACCTCTATAGACTTTTCACTCAAATTTCTTCCTCCTCAGGAAAACGGAGAAATTCGAGTTCTCGCATCGAGCAATGGACTCTTATTATGCGGCAACTTGTCGGGATATACTTACTATGTCTGCAATCCTTTAACTGCGCAGTATGTTTCTCTTCCTGACTCTGCTTCTAAATGTGAATTAGCAGGTGTAGGTTTTCTCAGCACGGATAGAGATTACAAGGTAGTGCAGATACGCAGATGCTATCCTGTCCATGATACGGTACGTCTTCGAATCTTTTCTTCTGACGTTGGTGAATGGAAGAGTATAGAGCTGTCATGCCCTCTCCTTCCTAGGATTGATTCCGAATCAGAGCAAGCTGCTGTATTTTTTAATGACACTATGCACTTTTTTGCAAGCCCCGATATTGTTGTAGCTTGTGATCTACACAAAGAGCAATGTCGTTTGATTCACTTGCCTAAAACTGGTAGTTTTCGTCTCATTAGCGACAAACTGCTTCGAGTATGCAATGGTCAGTTGCAATATCTTCAGAGCGTAACACGGTTTGTGTTGAAGCAGAGGCATCAACTCCCTGATTGGGATTTAATTGTGCGGAAACTCGATGATTACGATGCTGGAGAGTGGTCTATACAAGTTAAGATTCCAATGGGTCAGTGTGGACCGACTCGTTTCAGGGTATTGGCTTTCCATCCTTTTGATGTGAATGTAATTTATGGGCAACGTCAAAAAAGCATTTTTTGCTTTAACTTGGAAACCTGGACTTTTGAAAGGGTCAATGATGAAGGTTTTCCACCTCTACTCAGAAGTTCAGCCGTCTTTCCGTTTGTGCTTCCGCCGTGGCCGAAAACTATTCCTCAACCCACCTGGAAAACTATTCCTTGAATTGCCATCTGAGACATTGTTTGGAAACATGATGTTTTATTTGATTTCATTGCTGCTCTTCTATGTAGCAGGTTTATATATTCTTCTTTTTTTAgaatacaattttaaatttttataatttattaatgcTCAAACGCAATCATTCAATGTGTAATTTATTTCTTGAACAGTACAAAATAAACTCTGCTCATGTGCTCTAATGTGTGGTGCAAAAGAATTAGCATTTGATGAGCCATGACAAGAGGGAAAATCGGCCATTACCTAAAACTTCAACTCGCAGAAGAAATATGCTGTGATGACAGTAGATAATAACTTATTCTGTAAAAATGACAGTAGATAATAACTTATATAAGAAAAGTTACAGAGACTTTGACATTAACTTCTTCTCTGAAGCTAATAGGCAATAGGACGGGCGAACCCAAATCAGATCATTCAAAGTCAAAATTACCAACTTAAATGAAGTAAAAACTTCAAACTGAAATTTGAAAGCAAAAGATTTCTCCTGGGTTCTTAAACAACAATCAAGTTGATGTGCAGATGCAGAATACGGCCAATTTATCGAGCCACAACAACTAGTTTATGCTGTCTCCAAGTAGAAGAATTGCACACTGGCCCCCAAGCCATGACTGAGTAGGACTAAGGACTAATATAATATGGTGGTATCCATTCTTAGAACAAAGCTTAGGAATCATCACTCATTGCTAAAACATCAAACTTGGATACAACTAACTGACAGAGCAGAGCGGTTCTTTTCAGCAGGAATAAATGGAGGTGAAGTTTGATTCAGTCATAACACTTTAACAAATGTATATGGCATACACATTAAATTTCTGTACGCAAATAATCACCATGAGTGCACTGGACAGATTTTGTCCGAACTGCGTCCAAATGATTAGCAGAGACATCTGACATACGCAATAAGTTACTGATTATCTCATGACCCTACTTCTGATGCATTCCTACTGTGGTAAAAAAACCATAATTTTGTTACTTACGGAAGGTGCAATGGAGATGACTGGAATATGTTAGCTGGCACACACAGAAAATTCTCATCACTCTGTAAAGTTATAAGAGATTAACTAACTTCTGCGCTTTGTAAGCTGCATCTTGTTTGAAACTGAAATCAAAGGCTAGTTGATGTATGTTATAAAATTGTATCATATGGCAAGCTTCTTTATTTAAATGGCTTATGGTATTCAAAAAGTTCCAGGTTTCATTTCTATGGAGTTTTTTTAGCTGATGCTGTCATGTTTGCTTCTGTTTTCTAGGATATCACCTGTTTGTCCGGACGTTAATGACAGAATGTGAGCATAATAATTAAGGGAAAAAAAGATATTCGACTTAAGTGTCAATTAAGAACTTTGTCTGAACTTGTAATAAGAAGGTGCTTGGAGGAAACTCTTAGAAAAGCTCTCATTTAACCACTGTATAAAAGGTAGAGAATTAGATGTCcgcaaaatgttacaaaaaattaCTGTAAACAACCTAAtgtaaaaaggaaaataataatGTGTAAGAGAATAAAAGAAACTGAAATCTGTTGTTACTTTTTCCTAGAGTCTCCTGGAATTGATTTAGAATTCCAAAAGCTACCTCCCTTCAGTACTGCAACTCATGGCAAAATTTTAAACAGGGAAAGAACTCGGCACTGATCCACATGGGCGGCGCCAAAAACCTTCCGAAAATCCACCATTGACAATCAAAGCATGGAGATGCGAGCATCATCAATCTGAACCAACATCAACACCATTTTGCTTTAGAAATCCCTTGGCCTCTATTATATCCTACAAAATGTCACAAATCTAATAAGCTTAAGAAAGTTATAATACACCAAAATGTTGATGAATATACTTTCTTGAGGTAATGTACATCAACAAGTCCATCACTTCTATAACAAAACTTCTTAATACTCTGATGTACAATTTGCAGAACTTGAAACTTCAGTGACTTACAAAGGAAATAAGAACAAGCATGGATCAGTTCAAGCCAATTCAACCAAGCATGTTCATAGTGTCATAGAAATATGATAATTTACTTGAGAGAAGAATGCAGATCACTCATTTCAATCCAAATGCACATGCATAACGCAAAACAAGAACATttcaaaaatcaattcaaaacacAAGGGTCTCAATTTAGCCAAATATACTGATGCAATAAGCTTATTGAACACATTAGGGGACTCGTAATATTGATTGACTTATACACTCATCACTATTATTCACACTTGCATCCAAAACATGCAGTAAGCTTATTGCACACATTAGGGGCCTCGTAATATTGATTGACTAATACACTCATCACTATTATTCACACTTGCATCCAAAACTTCTGATGGTTCTTTAGAATCGAGCAGGGAACACCAATTCACATACTAtactaaaacatttaaaatcaagTAATTCTACGATATTAGCGAAGAACAGATTGTGAAGACAAACAGtttaaaatgacaataaatattgttttagaAGCTAGAATTAGACAATGAAACAGACAGAGTAACAAAATGCAGAGTAAAGATATAAAATCAATGCAGCAGAAAAAAAGTACCTGCTGTAATAGAATAGCTTCCTGAGGACAAGTTGGAAATTGCATTAACCCAATACCAACCATCATCAATCCATAGCATCCAAGtgatataacaaaataaataggTAACTGTAAAGAAAATAAACAACAAAGCCaagtaaatttcaattttaaaaaataaaataacaaaagaaaacacaaagggttatttatatataaaatcccAATCTCTAGCGTGTTTTGCGATTTACGCACATTATTAAAAACTTGGCATAAAAAAGCCCAACCTTTTATCGTTTGGCATTTTACAGCCCAAATGTCTTATCCGATATCATTTTAGTCGTTTAAAACGGGCAAAAAGACATCAAAAAAGACGCCTTGGTgctaaaaattgcaaaaaatgaaaagttgagCCTTTTTATAACAAGTTTAAAGCACgtgcttaaatcgtaaaaaacgCTAAAGGTTAGGATTTTATACGGAAATAATccaagaaacaaataaaactttATTGCAGAACACATACCAACCAAGTATGAGTAGGAGGAATAACAGAAGTTTGCAAAAGGCCAATCCAAAGAGCAGTAATTGCAACTATAATTGCCGTTATTTTCACAATATGCTTCATTCTACCATGTAATCACCAAAACCCTAATCACAACATACCCAATTAATCAATCAAGTAAAAGATACAAAGATTCAAAATTTCTAACATTACATTATACCAAAATACGCAAATCAACCAATGAATTTGAAACGAAATATTTGATTCAGAAGTTACCTTTAGGAGATCAAAGAGATGCAGAGAATTGAAAACCGGCGGCTCTTCTCTGGTTTTCTTGTAAATTTACTGCAATTCAAATTGATTTGTATTCATAGCTTCGGGTTAAAACCGGGTTCGTTAATCGGATCATTGGTGTGGACCGGCTTGAGCAGAGAAATTAACggaaaaagtaaatatttatattagtaCAGCTTCCCTTGCATAATGTTAAGGGTGTACGTGTCAGCTGCTCGATACTCAGCTCGATACAACTTATTTGAGCTcgaattttagttttttttttaataaacgagtcaattttaattttagtaatatttaatttaaaagtttgtgaGTTAACTCGTTTtatacttatatactaatttgatataatataattattttaatttgtgaactttaaattttaaatttttgtatttttattaaataattgaagGTCATTTTAGTTGCTTTTTAATGCATAAAGGAATATGATATatctttttgttaaaaaattcaataatttaattttgatttaatttacgaaataataataaaactcgAGAAAACTCATGAAATTTTGCtaagataatatgatacctTGATTCTATTTAATATCCAATGTTTTTAACAACACATCTCAAATTTTAAGTTCATTAgctttcctttctctttctcttttattttccttttttggttttatttttgacAAAGAATCAGTTTACCCCCTCAACTCGACAAGGAAGATCAAACATATCAAACTAATAAGATTTTAGCACAAAAGAAAATTAGCATTTAAATAACAAAACTAAAATGGAAATACACTCAAGGGTAGTTGCCCTGTGTGTATATGCAGATCAAACAGAATACAATTTTCTATTTGTCAAATAAATGATTAAATGAAAGTTCATACTGAACATAATTGGACTCACTTTCTGACAAAACAAAATGTGCTCCTATACCATTTGGCTGCTCTCTACCTAGAATTTTACAAGCCATCCAAAAAATATGACAAACAATGTGGTTAGAACTCAGAACCATGTGCTACATCATTTTGCGGAAACTACCGATGCTCTGGATACAAAAACTGTACATGATTTTCCACAATTCTACGACAGACAGGTAGCTTTAATCGAAGCAACGGATTTGAATATGAAGCTGTTCTGATCATTCTTCAGCTTTCCGGAGATTTCTTCAAATCTTCATTCTCAGGACTTGTGACTTTGATGACAGAATAGGCACTTCCAGGAACCTTGACTAGAAGCTCGTCTTCCATGTCATCGTCTTGCATCTATTTTAAACCAGAAGAAAGCACAGATAAAAAATGTTCTTATTTACAAAATCTCATTCCGACATCTATTTTCAACTCCACATGTTAAGCCTTGTTATATACAGAGAAAGGATATTCAACAATCCAAATCATCTTATTCATGGactaaattaaatatgtgcCGTGCTCTGTTACTTAACAAATTTGGAATATTTGCAAGTCCTAGTGTTTTGGAATTTACCTTAGAACTACTGCTACTCTCCATTGTCTTGTCACTTTTGAGGTCATTCAAAATGGTTTTGAGATGTGCTTTAGCTTTGGCCCTTATCTGCCGACGTTCAGTGCGTTGTGCAGCAGTGACATCATAATGGCATGCCACACACAGAGTCCTCATATTCTCTAGTCGGCATTCTCCTGCAGAAGAAATGCGGGACAAGAACAGAAGCAGCAACAGTTACCTCTAGGCCACCCCGccagaaaatagaaaataaaaaaaagaaaaatagtgtTTTTTTTCCTTGTGAAGTaagaaatgaaacataaaagATGCTCGTGTTCACAAAAGCCATTTCTGAATTCTGACccttttatataaaacattaaagtCTAAATATATGAAGTATAAGGGATTACTGCAGAGACCATTAGTTTTAGATTCTTAGCCTTGAATGCTTAAGGAGACCATTGATATGGCTTTAGCTACTACATCAAATGAAAACCTAGTCAAAACATTGACTCAATTACCTCTATCGAGTACGTCTTTTTAGGATTTATATTGACATTGCAATCCAGATGATAAATGCTTACTTATACTGAAATGTATAAAATTCGATTAAGATTTAAATTAACCAATTACCGAGTGTCCTTGTAATTTAATCAACCATCCATCGAATTAACAAATCAATTGTTCATGCCACATAAATCCTTGAATATTGATTTAAAATGAGACATTGTAATACCTCCACCCCTATATACAGGAATAATGTGGTCCGCATGCCATGCGTTGCCTTCAGATGGAGCATTGACTAGCTTATCAACCCTGCATACGTCAAGTAAGAAAGCAGTTATTGACATTTGTTAATCTGACGAGGTACGGTGGCACCAAAAAACCTATTAAAAGCCTATCATTTAcgtaataacaaaaaaaatatcaatctcAGTGAATGACTTTGTCATTGTAAACGATAAATTAATGTGGCTACCATTGACTTACAATTTCTTCCGACTTGCCACATTTGGTGCTACCTTCTCAATGTACTCTCTTCGCCTCTCCATGGATAAAGGCTTCACGGTCTTAACAAGATTATGGCAGTCTAATTGGCAATTCGTGCAGATCCCATgttccatttgaaaaagttCCTGAAGCACAATATAGTTGTTTGCTAGGCTATGTTAAATGATAAGTGATTAATGACACTTCAAATAGCAAACTAAATCCACAATCAAGTTTTTTCATTCAAAAGGCTAAAAGTAAGCTGAGATAGGGTTCTTTAAATTCCTCCAAGCTacaaatctatatctatatatatatctatatatatatctatatatctatatatatatatatatatatatatatatatatatataattgagcTTTCAAAAATGAGTTAATTATATGGTGTCAGGTGTCATATTTAAGTTCGCAAAATATTGACAAGTGGCTCTCTGATCTCTCTATGAAAACAATATTAACACACACAATATTGATAAGTGGTTCACTATGAATACAATTTTAGATCAGGTTTGTAACAACTAAAAACTATTTACATGTTagctaaatatttatttaaacttgTCATATTCTTCACATAAATATGCAtcatttttggaaaaaaaaatgaagagctGGAACTCTTTAATTTCAATCCATTATTCACGTGAGCTTGAATTTGTGACATAATTTAATGTCGGCTAAAAATACTCATTTAAACTCTTCATCTCTTTCAGTTCTTATTTTTCATCAAGAGTTGAGAGAAACTTGGGAGTTGTAAACTTTTCAGTTTCAACAATTAATTGATTCAGTTTTTGTTGATTATGGCAGTCACACAATAGGTTATTCATTCCTTacacttaaattttttttcttttgattatataattttctctttGCATACATTTTTTGATTTAACTATTTTTGAGAAAAACAATTCTAGTTTACAAATGGAAccttcttttcaattttataataataagttTTCAATAAGCATGGTGCATTGGTTCATATCCAGTGAACTAATAAAGAGAAGTAAAAAAAAAGGTCCTTGAACTTCAAACTTATCCTAACCTGTCGAAGGGATCTGCCACTAGTTCTTAAACGGTATTCTTCATAGCAACTAAGTTTGCAGAAAAGATCCTCAAGGAATTCAGGTGTCTTAGCATTGCTTCCCCTGAAAGTAAATATGCAAGTAAAACACAACAAAAATACGAAGAAGAAAGGTCACAACAAAAAAATACGAAGAAGAAAGGTGCACAACCATTACCTTAAAAGAAACAGAAGGAATGGAGAAAAAGGCAAAACAAAAACTAAGAAAATGCAAGAAAGTAACTGAATAACAAATAATTACAGCAAGTGAGAATTAATTTGGGCCTACTTGCATGGTGTTTGACAGAGTTTACAAAGTGGACCATCTTCTATGCTCCAACCCTGTGTGTACGCTTTTTccttcttgccatagctactTGACAGGTTTACTGTTTTCCAAATAGCATTAGACGGTAAGGGATAGCTAATCTCAGACCACGGGGTCATGCGTCGTTTACTTCCGCCCTTCAGAAGTCCCTATAAAATAATTGTACAACTGGGTTATTCATAAGGTAAGATGAACTGATCTTTTCCTAAAAGAATAGGTGCTCGCTTATCCCTATCACATTTTCACTTTTCAGTAACATTCATAGATGTTACAAGCCAGTACAGAAGTACTAGTTCATGCGGACATACCTTagtattatgattattattttcattcaaGTAACATAGCTCAATAGACAGAGGAAGCTGCAAAGATTTCCCAAGTAGTTTCCTTCTCTCAACGGGCCTTAGTTTATTCCACTCTTCAATGAATGCAAGAAGTGCATCCTTATACACTGGGTTGCCCTTAAAAGGCTTAACAGTTGATTTGTTATCACTGGCAACAGGAGAAAGTGTTTCAAGTTCCTCTTGTCGGAAATTCTCGAATAGCGGCTGCGGTCTCGAGTCTGTCCCTGGAATGCAGGAATACAAGTGAATCCTCCCAGTATATTGGCTCACCTGAAAAGAGGTAAAGTTGGTAAATAAAGTTAAGGTCTAAGGGCCATTACATTCCTTTGATTTCTTTTCTAGAAAAATACTTTGATAAAAACCAAAATCATTCAAGCAACTGACAAGCATATTCTTATTTGGTGGATGTTGGATGCCTAAATTCAAGTTGCAGTTGCAACTACCAGATTTTCCAAGAGAAACAAACATATCTGCGTATATTGTGACAACAGCACAGAAATATGTGAAGTCAAAAGGGTGCGAGGCTAAATTAAAGAATGACCACTGATCCTTGAATTACAAAGTAATACATCAGAGAAGGCTAGTTGAAGAACTAGCCACTAAGGTGCTAGTAAATATAAAAAGGCAACTGCACCCAGGCAGCTTGAATTTATGAAATTTCAGACATTAATGGAGCCAGTTTTAGAATGACTGCGGCAAAACCATAACTTGAATGAGGTCTCAACAACTGCACCATGTGAATTCTGACCTAGATGAAGCTTCTAATAATCTCTCTCTAAAGTTGTTTCACCCACAGATAGCTGAAAGGTACAACATATATACACCTCCCAAAATTTTACAACTGAACTAAATCTCGAGCTATCTCAATCATTTGTTCTTCCAAATTCTAAATTCACCACTTGACAAGCCCTCCACAGGCCAATAGAGTCACAACTCATCAGTTATAATGGATGTTCCAACAATAAGAAACAAACAGTTTGAAGCTTGTAGAAATCCCagaattttacaatttaagagAGAACAATAGGATATAACAACTGTAGAATACATGTTAAATCAAGCAATGACACATTCAGAAATAAGTTGACACATAATTAAGCATTTGGATACACAAACTGAATTTCATAATATGCAAGGTAAATCAGTTTTAAGGCTGCAGCAAAAACAGTAGAACACTGCAAATAGAGTAGAAACAGATTCTTGCAAATTTTGATATAggccaaataaccaaaaaaggCTAAACCTTTCATAATAGTTCCACAAATgtccaaacttttcaattttatccaatttgtcctgaaacgcgTGTTATCGTTTCTATTttgtccaactacacaattttgcttatgtggcgctgatgtgtggcatGCTGCATCAGCGCCACGCAGGCGCCTCATGGGTAAAAATACataattggacaaaattgaaacgaaatcatgtgtttcaggacaaattggataaaattgaaaggtttagaCTTTTGTAAGACtttcatgaaaggtttggccgTTTTTGGTCATTTGGCCTTTGATATATCATTATACAAATGATGAAAGCAGCTTGAAATTGGGTTGTGTTTCTTCATGTGTAAAGCAATAAGAGGATTGAACTGATAACATATCTCAGTATTTATTTTGTACCTCAAAGCGCAGAGAATATACTTGATTGCAGAAAGTTTCACGAGCTTCATTTTCCAAAACAGGTCCATGGCCGTCTATTTTTTTTGTCTGAGGAGAGGCACTTTGTTCCTGcatatttcaaatttatgaGACAAATTTCTTTACATAGACCAAAAAGTAAAGTCAATTGCCACCCCTATTGTAACGACAAAAACTTCTCCAGGTATACCTTTGCTAACCAATTCCGATCTCCCATATCCAACTTAGAAGGTGAAACTCCATCATGACGGCTGATTTCACTTCCAGAAACATCTCTCTCCGCTTTTCCGTTTGGGGAAAAATACTCACACAATTCTTGATCAGGAACCATACTAGCCTTCTCCACCTATGAAACTTTGTTACTCAGTTCACAAAGAATCAAATTGAAACAAATGAAAGATTAAGTGAATCCCTACAGCAATAATCGAATCAAGTCTCGATTTCTCAGTTACACCTTAAGTTGAAATTCATCTGTTTGAACAGCACTGGCACTAGAACTAGATTGCTCGT is part of the Mercurialis annua linkage group LG3, ddMerAnnu1.2, whole genome shotgun sequence genome and encodes:
- the LOC126675542 gene encoding dolichol-phosphate mannose synthase subunit 3, with the translated sequence MKHIVKITAIIVAITALWIGLLQTSVIPPTHTWLLPIYFVISLGCYGLMMVGIGLMQFPTCPQEAILLQQDIIEAKGFLKQNGVDVGSD
- the LOC126675541 gene encoding F-box protein At5g49610-like, with product MEMKGRREDCDVPDTVWLEILSKLPQKSKFKFRCVSKTWNLLISDTYYMATKTLSPWNLLVSEIYFKDTRRPVVPYTGIRFALPQHSEFTSIDFSLKFLPPQENGEIRVLASSNGLLLCGNLSGYTYYVCNPLTAQYVSLPDSASKCELAGVGFLSTDRDYKVVQIRRCYPVHDTVRLRIFSSDVGEWKSIELSCPLLPRIDSESEQAAVFFNDTMHFFASPDIVVACDLHKEQCRLIHLPKTGSFRLISDKLLRVCNGQLQYLQSVTRFVLKQRHQLPDWDLIVRKLDDYDAGEWSIQVKIPMGQCGPTRFRVLAFHPFDVNVIYGQRQKSIFCFNLETWTFERVNDEGFPPLLRSSAVFPFVLPPWPKTIPQPTWKTIP